The following DNA comes from Flavobacterium sp. N3904.
TACGCTTTTGCATTTTCAGAAAAAGCTATTCCGTTCAATAATTCATTTGCATTCATTTTCTTTTTCCCAGGGAATTGCAAACTCAGTATTTGAATATAACCCTTTTCTACTGCTACTTTTATTTCTTTTTTGGTGCAAATTAATTGACCAATTGGATGGGAATGTTCTTCGAAAATGATTTTAGATTCGTAGATTTTTACATTCCAGTCTTCATTTTTATCATTAAAGAAGCACCAAGCTGCTGGATAAGGACATAATCCCCGAATGAGATTATTAATTTCCAAGGCAGATTTTGTCCAGTCAATTTTGCAATTTTCCTTATTTAGTTTGTAGGCCGTTTTTATGTCTGGAGATTCGTTTTGAATTGTAGTGGCTACTTTACCGTCTTCTATCAATCTAAGGGTGTCTATAACAGTGCCACTTCCTAAATGCATTAAACGGTCGTGAAGCTGTCCTGCATTTTCAGAAGCTTCAATAGCTATTTCTGCATTCAGGATCATAGCGCCGGTATCTATTTTATCATCGATAAAAAAAGTAGTTACTCCGGTTTTTGTTTCTCCATTTATTATTGCCCAATTAATTGGTGCTGCCCCTCTATAATTTGGCAATAATGAAGCGTGAAGGTTGAAAGTGCCCAACGAAGGCATTTCCCAAACTACTTTTGGTAACATCCTAAAAGCCACAACTATTTGCAAATTGGCATTTAACGATTTCAATTCGGCAAGAAAATTTTCGTCTTTTAGATTTGTGGGTTGCAAAAGTTTCAAATTATTTTCCAAGGCATAGTCCTTAACCGCCGAGTACTTTATTTTTTGCCCACGGCCTGCTGGTTTATCTGCTGCGGTAATGACTCCGACTATTTCGTAATCGTTTTTGATGATGGTATCAAGGATGCCAACAGCAAATTCAGGAGTTCCCATAAATATGATTCGTAACTTTTCCATTATTTTTTTAAGGTGTATTTATTGTTTTTTTGAATGATTACAATATCATTTTCTAATAATTCTTGCAATGCAAAGATAATATCGTCTGAAGAATCTTTGATCTTAAT
Coding sequences within:
- the fmt gene encoding methionyl-tRNA formyltransferase; amino-acid sequence: MEKLRIIFMGTPEFAVGILDTIIKNDYEIVGVITAADKPAGRGQKIKYSAVKDYALENNLKLLQPTNLKDENFLAELKSLNANLQIVVAFRMLPKVVWEMPSLGTFNLHASLLPNYRGAAPINWAIINGETKTGVTTFFIDDKIDTGAMILNAEIAIEASENAGQLHDRLMHLGSGTVIDTLRLIEDGKVATTIQNESPDIKTAYKLNKENCKIDWTKSALEINNLIRGLCPYPAAWCFFNDKNEDWNVKIYESKIIFEEHSHPIGQLICTKKEIKVAVEKGYIQILSLQFPGKKKMNANELLNGIAFSENAKAY